Proteins encoded by one window of Xyrauchen texanus isolate HMW12.3.18 chromosome 24, RBS_HiC_50CHRs, whole genome shotgun sequence:
- the memo1 gene encoding protein MEMO1, protein MSNRMVCREASHAGSWYSASGSQLNSQLEGWLSQAQSTAGPARAIIAPHAGYTYCGACAAHAYKQVDPSITQRVFILGPSHHVPLSRCALSPAEVYRTPLYDLRIDQKVYADLWKTGMFERMSLQTDEDEHSIEMHLPYTAKAMESHKDEFSIVPVLVGALSESKEQEYGKLLSKYLADPSNLFIISSDFCHWGQRFRYTYYDESQGEIYRSIEHLDKMGMGIIEQLDPISFSNYLKKYHNTICGRHPIGVLLNAVAELKKSGIDMNFSFLNYAQSSQCRNWSDSSVSYAAGALIVH, encoded by the exons ATGTCGAACCGGATGGTGTGCAGGGAAGCGAGCCACGCCGGCAGCTGGTACTCGGCCTCAG GATCCCAGCTTAACTCACAACTTGAGGGCTGGTTATCTCAAGCACAATCTACAGCAGGTCCAGCTAGAGCCATAATAGCTCC GCATGCTGGCTACACTTACTGTGGTGCGTGTGCTGCTCATGCCTACAAGCAGGTGGACCCCTCTATTAC TCAGAGGGTGTTCATTCTCGGCCCCTCTCACCATGTGCCGCTGTCCCGCTGTGCCCTCTCCCCTGCTGAGGTCTACAGAACGCCACTGTACGACTTGAGGATTGACCAGAAGG TTTATGCTGATCTGTGGAAAACGGGCATGTTTGAGAGGATGAGTCTGCAAACAGATGAAGATGAACACAGTATTGAGATGCATCTGCCTTACACTGCTAAAGCCATGGAGAG CCATAAAGATGAGTTCAGCATTGTCCCTGTGCTAGTGGGCGCTCTGAGTGAGTCTAAAGAGCAGGAATATGGCAAGCTGCTAAGCAAATACCTGGCCGACCCTTCCAATCTCTTCATCATCTCCTCTGACTTCTGCCACTGGG GTCAACGCTTCCGTTACACCTACTACGATGAAAGTCAAGGAGAGATCTACAGATCAATCGAGCACCTTGACAAAATG GGAATGGGAATTATAGAACAGTTGGACCCCATCTCCTTTAGCAATTATTTGAAGAAATATCATAATACTATTTGTGGTCGCCATCCCATCGGTGTTCTTCTAAAT GCTGTGGCGGAACTGAAAAAGAGCGGCATAGACATGAACTTCTCTTTCCTAAACTATGCTCAGTCGAGCCAGTGCCGAAACTGGTCGGACAGTTCAGTGAGTTACGCTGCTGGAGCTCTCATCGTTCATTGA
- the LOC127617420 gene encoding LOW QUALITY PROTEIN: molecular chaperone MKKS-like (The sequence of the model RefSeq protein was modified relative to this genomic sequence to represent the inferred CDS: inserted 1 base in 1 codon): protein MSRICKKKPAVCTDDPISNSDISLKLALLRDIFSTSYGPTGRLKQIHNNVGGHVVTTSTSRVLLKGVDMSAPLLKLISTAVQHHASRYSDCGLFMGIFTLRLIEHTQKYGLRTTAAAKVYKHLLEECNRYLKGDSCGCKVQVDLSSSDSLVLLARSMLTSKPACMLNSRETQHISSLIAQAFLYSIPCNSTGVSCFGRTVNIAIEGQSVSNSAVFPGLLVDVPLMLQPADLKKLGPGPFKVVLFSTSLAGDISEVGNVTLEIHXGVDPELGVLQQLMKLGEQIVRDNVVLFVCQKVVHPVLQHYLREHGVVVIERLGLALMEPFIQITGAQAVASLCTPVPTEAYGLVRGFCFQSCGSKELLQILSSKNVAFSTMALCHRNETMLDELKMTCQRAEHVLRLTLREPYALLGGGCTETLLATHITHMNQSTATETAAVLGISHTEFLMAVKVFCRSLHDVALSLEHDGQDCLCDLTFAHRWVKDINSQTSAEETCGCGLVKDRSDLEKTPLNTAYHTFSPVSTDNADSQPRILDSFSAKLNALNVAVEMANLVLDVKYMIRNMN from the exons ATGTCTCGCATTTGCAAAAAGAAGCCAGCTGTATGCACAGATGATCCAATTTCTAACAGTGACATCTCCCTAAAACTTGCACTGTTAAGAGACATATTCAGTACTAGCTACGGACCTACTGGCAGATTGAAACAAATCCACAACAATGTAGGTGGCCACGTGGTGACAACTTCAACCTCCAGAGTGTTACTGAAAGGGGTTGATATGTCTGCGCCACTTCTTAAATTGATCTCAACAGCTGTTCAACATCATGCTTCACGTTACAGTGACTGTGGGCTGTTTATGGGGATATTCACTCTCCGACTTATCGAACACACCCAGAAATATGGCCTCAGGACTACTGCAGCAGCCAAAGTATACAAACACCTTTTGGAAGAATGCAACAGGTATCTTAAGGGAGACAGCTGTGGTTGTAAAGTCCAAGTGGACCTCAGCAGTTCTGATTCACTTGTTTTACTGGCCCGCAGCATGCTCACAAGTAAACCAGCCTGCATGTTGAACAGTCGAGAGACGCAGCATATCAGTTCACTGATCGCACAGGCCTTTCTGTATTCCATTCCATGTAACTCTACTGGTGTGAGCTGTTTTGGCAGGACGGTCAATATTGCCATTGAGGGCCAATCAGTGAGTAACTCTGCTGTTTTCCCAGGACTGCTGGTGGATGTGCCTCTGATGCTTCAGCCTGCAGACCTTAAGAAACTTGGGCCTGGTCCTTTCAAGGTTGTGCTTTTTAGCACATCTCTTGCGGGTGATATCTCTGAAGTTGGTAATGTAACTTTGGAGATCC AAGGGGTGGACCCAGAGCTTGGTGTCCTACAGCAGCTCATGAAGCTTGGGGAACAAATAGTTAGGGATAACGTGGTCTTATTTGTATGTCAGAAAGTAGTGCACCCAGTCCTTCAGCATTATTTGAGGGAACATGGGGTGGTCGTGATAGAGAGACTTGGACTCGCCTTGATGGAGCCATTTATCCAGATAACAG GGGCTCAGGCTGTTGCCTCCCTGTGCACTCCAGTCCCGACTGAAGCTTACGGGCTGGTCAGAGGCTTCTGTTTCCAGTCATGTGGATCAAAAGAGCTACTCCAGATCCTTTCTTCTAAAAATGTGGCATTTAGCACCATGGCACTTTGCCACAGAAATGAAACCATGTTGGATGAACTCAAG ATGACATGCCAGAGAGCAGAACATGTGTTGCGACTAACTCTAAGGGAACCCTACGCCCTGCTTGGAGGAGGCTGCACTGAGACACTTTTGGCCACCCACATTACACACATG AATCAGTCCACAGCAACTGAAACAGCTGCAGTTCTGGGCATCTCTCACACTGAGTTCCTCATGGCAGTCAAGGTATTCTGCCGTTCTCTCCACGATGTGGCTCTTTCCTTAGAACATGATGGGCAGGACTGTCTCTGTGACCTGACATTTGCCCACCGCTGGGTCAAAGATATCAACTCCCAGACCAGTGCTGAGGAAACCTGTGGCTGTGGTCTAGTGAAGGACCGATCGGATCTGGAGAAGACCCCTCTAAATACAGCTTACCATACTTTCTCTCCTGTTTCCACTGACAATGCTGACTCTCAGCCTAGAATATTAGATTCATTCTCTGCCAAGCTCAATGCTTTGAATGTAGCAGTTGAGATGGCTAATCTTGTTCTAGATGTTAAATACATGATCAGGAATATGAATTAA